From Thalassococcus sp. S3, one genomic window encodes:
- the xdhC gene encoding xanthine dehydrogenase accessory protein XdhC: MAFDLKALEAALTRAHRVVRVLVLEHRGSTPREAGTEMFVWADGQSGTIGGGALEYEATDAARAMLTGEQAAVHRQALGPDLGQCCGGAVTLVMEVWDHVPEPEDGVVLRRISGTAPMPLKIKRHLADARGQGQRPPTELCDEWLIEPVDRPCRALWIWGAGHVGRALVDVLAPLPEFTMTWIDTAAARFPDPVPENVTAVPVGKPVDLVPHAPAEAEHLILTYSHELDLALCHALLHHGFSRAGLIGSATKWVRFRKRLKAFGHGVDAIDKIDCPIGDPSLGKHPHQIAIGVAARLLTPRATSAAAWNQRA, translated from the coding sequence ATGGCGTTTGATTTAAAAGCCTTGGAGGCCGCATTGACCCGGGCGCACCGAGTCGTACGGGTGCTCGTGCTGGAGCATCGTGGATCGACCCCGCGCGAGGCCGGGACAGAGATGTTTGTCTGGGCCGATGGGCAATCCGGAACGATCGGTGGCGGAGCGCTGGAATATGAGGCGACGGACGCCGCGCGGGCGATGCTGACCGGAGAGCAGGCGGCGGTGCACCGGCAGGCCCTGGGTCCGGATCTGGGGCAATGCTGCGGCGGGGCAGTGACGCTGGTCATGGAGGTCTGGGATCACGTGCCGGAGCCGGAGGATGGCGTCGTCCTGCGCCGTATCTCGGGAACGGCCCCTATGCCGTTGAAGATCAAGCGTCATTTGGCGGATGCCCGGGGTCAGGGGCAAAGGCCCCCGACAGAACTGTGCGACGAATGGCTGATCGAGCCGGTCGATCGCCCGTGCCGCGCCTTGTGGATCTGGGGAGCAGGTCATGTCGGACGCGCCTTGGTTGACGTACTGGCGCCGCTGCCGGAATTTACGATGACGTGGATTGATACTGCTGCTGCGCGGTTTCCCGATCCGGTCCCTGAAAACGTGACAGCCGTTCCTGTGGGCAAACCTGTGGATCTGGTGCCCCACGCCCCTGCAGAGGCCGAACATCTGATCCTGACTTATTCACATGAATTGGATCTTGCCTTGTGCCACGCGCTGTTGCACCACGGTTTCAGCCGAGCCGGCCTGATCGGCTCGGCCACGAAATGGGTGCGCTTTCGCAAACGGTTGAAGGCTTTCGGGCACGGAGTGGACGCAATAGACAAAATTGACTGCCCGATCGGGGACCCGTCGCTGGGCAAACATCCCCATCAAATCGCCATCGGCGTCGCGGCCCGCCTCTTGACGCCACGAGCGACAAGCGCGGCGGCATGGAACCAGCGCGCATGA
- a CDS encoding ABC transporter ATP-binding protein yields the protein MSDPLLRIEGLTKAYPGVVANDDVSFAIEPGEVHALLGENGAGKSTLVKMIYGLVQPDAGQMAWQGRPFGPPEPRAARADGIAMVFQHFSLFDALNVAENVALGMEAPPPMRDLARRIRDVSDMYGLPLDPDRVVGDLSAGERQRVEIIRCLLQDPNLLIMDEPTSVLTPQEVEILFQTLRKLSSEGTAILYISHKLEEIRALCDAATILRQGKVVATCIPRETTARQMAEMMVGTSLQSPARAQTSKGQPVLELTGLSLPALNAFGTALKDVRLSVAEGEILGIGGVAGNGQDELLAVLSGERTVKSDAVRFGGQPVGRLGPTARRGLGLLAAPEERLGHAAAPDMSLTENAILTGAVRERLVQSGFLKWRAAEAFAERIIERFDVRTPGPGNAARSLSGGNLQKFVIGREVLQSPKALVVNQPTWGVDAAAAAAIRQALLDLAAGGAAVLVISQDLDELMEISDRFGALNEGRLSPLRPTAGLSVDEIGLMMGGAHGMEVAHV from the coding sequence ATGAGTGATCCCTTGCTGCGGATCGAGGGGCTGACCAAGGCCTATCCGGGCGTGGTCGCAAATGACGACGTGTCGTTCGCGATCGAACCTGGAGAGGTGCACGCGCTGCTGGGGGAGAACGGAGCGGGAAAATCCACTCTGGTCAAGATGATCTACGGGCTTGTTCAACCGGATGCCGGACAGATGGCCTGGCAGGGCAGACCTTTTGGCCCACCAGAGCCGCGCGCGGCGCGTGCAGATGGCATCGCAATGGTGTTCCAGCACTTCTCGCTCTTCGATGCGCTGAATGTGGCGGAAAACGTGGCCTTGGGAATGGAGGCGCCGCCGCCGATGCGGGATCTGGCGCGCCGCATCCGGGACGTGTCGGATATGTATGGTTTGCCGCTTGATCCCGACCGGGTAGTAGGCGATCTGTCGGCCGGGGAGCGGCAGAGGGTGGAGATCATCCGCTGCCTGTTGCAGGATCCGAACTTGCTGATCATGGACGAGCCGACCAGCGTTCTGACCCCGCAGGAGGTTGAGATCCTGTTCCAAACGCTCAGAAAGCTGAGCAGCGAAGGAACGGCCATCCTCTATATCAGCCACAAGCTTGAGGAGATCCGGGCGCTTTGCGACGCGGCCACCATCTTGCGACAGGGCAAGGTGGTGGCGACGTGCATCCCGCGCGAGACCACGGCACGGCAGATGGCGGAGATGATGGTAGGCACGAGCCTGCAAAGCCCGGCACGTGCACAGACATCAAAGGGTCAGCCCGTCCTGGAACTGACAGGTCTGTCGCTTCCTGCGCTCAATGCATTCGGCACAGCGCTAAAGGACGTTCGGCTGAGCGTCGCCGAAGGGGAAATCCTTGGTATTGGCGGGGTTGCGGGGAACGGACAGGACGAGTTGCTTGCTGTTTTATCGGGCGAGCGCACGGTGAAGAGCGATGCGGTGCGGTTTGGCGGTCAGCCGGTCGGGCGGTTGGGTCCCACCGCGCGACGGGGCTTGGGCCTGCTGGCGGCCCCGGAGGAACGGCTTGGCCATGCGGCAGCCCCGGATATGAGCCTGACGGAAAATGCCATTCTGACCGGTGCGGTGCGCGAAAGGCTCGTGCAGTCCGGGTTCCTCAAATGGCGCGCCGCCGAAGCCTTTGCCGAGCGGATCATCGAACGCTTCGATGTGCGCACGCCCGGTCCGGGCAATGCGGCGCGCTCGCTCTCTGGCGGTAATCTGCAGAAATTCGTGATCGGACGGGAAGTGTTGCAATCTCCGAAAGCTCTCGTGGTGAACCAGCCCACCTGGGGTGTGGATGCGGCCGCCGCGGCGGCGATCCGACAAGCCTTGCTGGATCTTGCCGCCGGGGGCGCCGCCGTTCTGGTGATCAGCCAGGATCTGGATGAGCTGATGGAGATCAGCGACCGGTTCGGCGCGCTGAATGAAGGCCGCTTGTCGCCGTTGCGGCCCACCGCCGGTCTGAGCGTGGACGAGATCGGGCTGATGATGGGCGGTGCGCATGGAATGGAGGTGGCGCATGTCTGA
- a CDS encoding ABC transporter permease codes for MIRLERRPQPSRGWSYATPAVAVLATMLFGGLLFAALGKNPVEAIRTIFWDPIFGEFAFFYRPQLLVKGAPLVLIAIGLSLGFRAGIWNIGAEGQYIVGAILGAGIGLAFYPLEAWYIFPLMVMGGALGGWAWAMIPALLKVRFGTNEILVSLMLVYVAEQLLASMSLGLLRNPEGFGFPGSRNLQQSPSTHNAELIAGSGMHWGVVAAMIAVIFAYVLLNRHLLGYQIRLIGEAPRAARFAGVRPARLVLFCLGTSGALAGLAGLFEVAGPAGQISIDFNVGYGFTAIIVAFLGRLHPVGILLAGGLMALTYIGGDIAQSRMGLPAAAIQVFQGMLLFFLLAFDLLTHFRLRFARTEVA; via the coding sequence GTGATCCGGCTGGAACGCAGGCCGCAGCCGTCACGGGGCTGGAGTTACGCCACGCCCGCCGTTGCAGTGCTGGCCACGATGCTGTTTGGAGGGCTTCTTTTCGCGGCGCTGGGGAAAAACCCGGTCGAGGCGATCCGAACGATCTTTTGGGATCCGATCTTTGGCGAGTTCGCGTTTTTCTACCGCCCCCAATTGCTGGTCAAGGGCGCGCCGCTTGTACTGATCGCAATCGGGCTGAGCCTTGGGTTTCGCGCCGGGATCTGGAATATCGGAGCCGAGGGGCAGTATATCGTGGGTGCGATCCTCGGGGCCGGGATTGGCCTTGCCTTCTATCCGCTGGAAGCCTGGTATATTTTCCCTCTGATGGTGATGGGCGGCGCTTTGGGCGGATGGGCCTGGGCGATGATCCCCGCGCTTTTGAAGGTGAGGTTCGGGACCAACGAAATCCTTGTATCCCTGATGCTGGTCTATGTCGCGGAACAGCTTCTGGCGTCGATGTCACTGGGTCTTTTGCGCAATCCGGAAGGCTTTGGCTTTCCCGGAAGCCGCAACCTGCAACAATCTCCCAGCACCCATAACGCTGAACTGATCGCCGGGTCGGGGATGCACTGGGGCGTGGTGGCGGCGATGATCGCCGTCATCTTTGCCTATGTGCTTCTGAACCGTCACCTGCTTGGCTACCAGATCCGCCTGATCGGAGAGGCGCCGCGCGCGGCGCGCTTTGCCGGCGTGCGCCCGGCGCGGCTGGTCCTCTTTTGCCTTGGCACCTCGGGCGCCCTGGCAGGGCTGGCCGGGCTTTTCGAGGTTGCGGGGCCTGCCGGTCAGATCAGCATTGATTTCAATGTCGGCTATGGCTTTACGGCAATCATCGTGGCGTTTCTGGGCCGGTTGCACCCGGTGGGCATCCTGCTGGCCGGGGGATTGATGGCACTGACCTATATCGGAGGCGACATTGCACAATCGCGCATGGGCCTGCCCGCCGCGGCCATTCAGGTCTTTCAGGGAATGCTACTGTTTTTCCTTCTCGCCTTTGATCTGTTGACGCATTTTCGCTTGCGCTTTGCACGGACAGAGGTTGCCTGA
- a CDS encoding ABC transporter permease, translated as MELGAINPVLLLASLMVAATPLLLAAIGELVAEKAGVLNLGVEGMMIVGAICGFAVAVETANPFIGFLAAALGGALLSLLFALLTQVALANQVASGLALTLFGLGLSALMGQGYVGIKPPPTPRLDLPVLSDLPVIGRVLFSHDPILYLGLFIAAAVWYLLRFTRAGLILRSVGENHDAAHALGYKVVRIRILAILFGGACAGLGGAYISLIRVPQWTEGMTAGVGWIALALVVFASWKPWRAVLGAYLFGGVTVMQLNLQAAGVAIPVEYLAMSPYLITILVLVILSADKSNAPASLGKTFHASS; from the coding sequence ATGGAACTTGGCGCAATCAATCCGGTTCTTTTGCTCGCCTCTCTGATGGTGGCCGCGACCCCTCTTCTGCTGGCCGCCATCGGTGAACTTGTCGCCGAAAAGGCTGGCGTTCTGAACCTTGGTGTCGAGGGGATGATGATCGTTGGCGCGATCTGTGGCTTCGCTGTTGCCGTGGAGACCGCGAACCCCTTCATCGGTTTTCTGGCCGCCGCTTTGGGTGGGGCACTTCTGTCTTTGCTCTTTGCGCTGCTGACGCAGGTGGCCCTGGCCAATCAGGTCGCTTCGGGTCTCGCGCTGACGCTCTTTGGATTAGGGCTAAGCGCGCTGATGGGACAGGGCTATGTCGGCATCAAGCCCCCTCCTACACCACGGCTCGACCTGCCGGTGCTGAGCGATCTGCCGGTGATAGGACGCGTGCTCTTCTCCCATGATCCGATCCTCTATCTGGGCCTCTTCATCGCTGCTGCCGTCTGGTATCTGCTGCGTTTTACCCGCGCGGGATTGATCCTGCGTTCGGTCGGTGAGAACCATGATGCCGCTCACGCGCTTGGCTACAAGGTGGTGCGTATCCGGATCCTCGCGATCCTCTTCGGCGGCGCCTGTGCGGGGCTGGGCGGGGCTTACATCTCGCTCATCCGCGTGCCGCAATGGACCGAGGGGATGACGGCGGGCGTGGGCTGGATTGCGCTGGCCTTGGTGGTCTTTGCCAGTTGGAAGCCCTGGCGCGCGGTACTGGGTGCCTATCTTTTCGGCGGCGTGACCGTGATGCAGTTGAACCTGCAAGCCGCGGGCGTTGCCATTCCCGTCGAGTATCTGGCAATGTCGCCCTATCTGATCACCATTCTGGTGCTGGTCATTCTATCGGCCGACAAAAGCAACGCACCGGCATCTTTGGGCAAAACCTTCCACGCCTCGTCCTGA
- a CDS encoding BMP family ABC transporter substrate-binding protein, with protein MKFTSLLTGAALALGLASTALADDPTKVGFVYVGPVGDGGWTYEHDQGRKAVEAEFGDAVETVFVENVAEGPDAERVMTQMALDGADLIFTTSFGFMDPTINVASKFPNVKFEHATGYKRADNVSTYSARFYEGRAIQGHIAGKMTESNIIGYIASFPIPEVIRGINAAYLHAARVNPDVEFKIIWVYTWFDPAKEADAAKALIEQGADVVLQHTDSTAPQAAAQEAGNVITFGQASDMEQYAPMPRVSSIIDNWAPYYIERTRAVMEGTWESVDTWDGIPTGMVEIGEITDAVPEDVKAEALAMKEAIRAGDYHPFTGPLKKQDGSDWLADGEVADDATLASMSFYLEGLEGEIPN; from the coding sequence ATGAAATTCACTTCACTTCTGACCGGCGCAGCCCTCGCGCTGGGGCTGGCGTCAACGGCACTGGCCGATGATCCCACAAAGGTGGGCTTTGTCTATGTCGGCCCGGTGGGCGATGGCGGCTGGACTTATGAGCACGATCAGGGCCGTAAAGCGGTCGAGGCAGAGTTCGGCGATGCGGTTGAAACGGTCTTTGTCGAAAACGTAGCCGAAGGCCCGGACGCTGAACGGGTGATGACGCAAATGGCCCTGGATGGCGCTGATCTGATCTTCACCACCTCTTTCGGCTTCATGGATCCCACCATCAACGTCGCCTCGAAGTTTCCGAATGTGAAGTTCGAGCACGCAACAGGCTACAAGCGGGCCGACAATGTTTCGACCTATTCCGCGCGTTTCTATGAAGGGCGCGCGATCCAGGGCCATATCGCGGGCAAGATGACCGAAAGCAATATCATCGGCTATATCGCGTCCTTCCCGATCCCCGAAGTGATCCGGGGCATCAATGCGGCCTATCTGCATGCCGCGCGGGTCAATCCGGATGTCGAGTTCAAGATCATCTGGGTCTACACGTGGTTTGACCCCGCCAAAGAGGCCGATGCCGCGAAAGCCCTGATCGAACAGGGCGCGGATGTCGTTCTGCAGCACACCGATTCCACGGCGCCACAGGCAGCCGCGCAGGAAGCTGGGAACGTGATCACCTTTGGCCAAGCGTCGGATATGGAGCAATACGCTCCGATGCCACGGGTCAGCTCCATCATCGACAATTGGGCCCCCTACTATATCGAACGCACACGCGCTGTGATGGAAGGCACCTGGGAAAGCGTCGATACCTGGGACGGGATCCCCACAGGCATGGTCGAGATCGGAGAAATCACCGATGCGGTGCCGGAGGATGTAAAGGCCGAAGCCCTCGCGATGAAAGAGGCGATCCGCGCGGGTGACTATCACCCCTTCACCGGCCCCCTGAAGAAACAGGATGGCTCGGACTGGCTGGCCGACGGCGAAGTGGCCGATGACGCAACACTGGCCAGCATGAGTTTCTACCTCGAAGGCCTCGAGGGCGAGATCCCGAACTGA
- a CDS encoding cyclic nucleotide-binding/CBS domain-containing protein, with amino-acid sequence MIIKSIDQLLSGRQPATILSTASVRDACALMDRQNVGAVAVIEDGMLVGILSERDVLRRCYGQGRDAALTRVEAVMTCDPLTAHRSDSLGEAAARMIEAGVGHLPVVDRAGDVVGVLALWDIPTEYRLMVERYNSFRAETTAA; translated from the coding sequence ATGATTATCAAGTCCATTGATCAGCTATTGTCGGGCCGCCAACCCGCGACGATTTTATCCACAGCCAGCGTTCGGGATGCCTGCGCCCTTATGGATCGGCAGAACGTTGGCGCTGTTGCTGTGATCGAAGATGGCATGCTTGTGGGCATTCTGAGCGAGAGAGATGTGCTGCGCCGGTGCTATGGACAGGGTCGGGATGCGGCTTTGACGCGGGTCGAGGCGGTGATGACCTGCGATCCGCTGACCGCACACCGTTCCGACAGTCTGGGTGAGGCAGCGGCCCGAATGATCGAGGCTGGCGTTGGCCATTTGCCGGTGGTCGATCGTGCCGGAGATGTGGTGGGTGTTCTTGCTCTGTGGGATATCCCGACCGAGTACCGCCTGATGGTCGAGCGTTACAATTCCTTCCGCGCAGAGACCACCGCCGCTTGA
- a CDS encoding aldo/keto reductase, translated as MTDLKSLNGTRQSKLVFGAMQFGGRANAADARAMFDACRAADVNHFDTANGYTEGASETLLGEMVRPERDDLILATKVGYTGRADRATLTAQFDLSRKRLGLDQVDLLYLHRFDPITDLRETIETFADFRQAGLIRYVGLSNFAAWQVMKAITIATKMGLTIDVLQPMYNLVKRQAEVEILPMCMDQSVAILPYSPLGGGLLTGKYARGEPGRLTEDSRYAARYAPSWMTQAAEGLVTIAEREGIAPATLAVAWVAAHPSAPHPIISARNATQLAPSLAAQDYRLSETLYAELSTLSPTPPPATDRIEEQA; from the coding sequence ATGACAGATCTCAAAAGCCTCAATGGCACCCGGCAAAGCAAACTTGTCTTCGGCGCCATGCAATTCGGGGGCCGGGCCAATGCCGCGGATGCCCGTGCCATGTTCGACGCCTGCAGGGCGGCGGACGTGAACCACTTCGACACCGCCAATGGCTATACCGAAGGCGCATCTGAGACACTGTTGGGAGAGATGGTCCGCCCTGAGCGGGACGACCTGATCCTTGCCACCAAAGTGGGTTATACCGGTCGTGCCGATCGCGCGACGCTCACCGCGCAATTCGATCTGTCCCGCAAGCGGCTGGGCCTTGACCAGGTCGATCTGCTCTATCTTCACCGCTTTGACCCGATCACAGATCTGCGCGAAACGATCGAGACCTTTGCGGATTTCCGGCAGGCTGGTCTGATCCGCTATGTCGGTCTGTCGAATTTTGCCGCGTGGCAGGTGATGAAGGCGATCACTATCGCAACGAAGATGGGGCTGACGATCGACGTCCTGCAACCGATGTACAACCTCGTGAAACGGCAGGCCGAGGTCGAGATCCTGCCGATGTGCATGGATCAATCCGTCGCGATCCTGCCCTATTCCCCTTTGGGCGGCGGGCTTCTGACCGGAAAATACGCACGGGGAGAACCCGGGCGGCTGACCGAGGACAGCCGATATGCCGCCCGCTATGCGCCGTCCTGGATGACCCAAGCCGCCGAGGGTCTCGTGACGATTGCCGAACGGGAGGGAATCGCCCCCGCCACGCTCGCCGTCGCCTGGGTGGCGGCCCATCCCAGCGCGCCCCATCCCATCATTTCGGCCCGAAATGCCACACAGCTTGCGCCATCGCTTGCCGCGCAAGATTACCGCTTGTCGGAAACGCTTTATGCCGAGCTTTCCACGCTCAGCCCGACGCCGCCGCCCGCCACCGACCGGATCGAAGAACAGGCATGA
- a CDS encoding FAD-binding oxidoreductase, protein MTDILVIGGGIAGLSAAARLAPHASVTVLEAETALGYHASGRSAALFEEHYGAPSVLALNRASAEYHRTANGGYLSPRGFLLTSGHGDDALFRADAKALHCDEISLAEARRLVPILNPETVARTAYHNGAQDIDTDRMLQDFARAVRAEGGQVITGQKVESITRDNGNWQVFTGQNVHSATLLVNAAGAWADVIAQMAGLTPIGLTPCRRSMARIPAPGGHDVTGWPLFFGAGETWYAKPDAGKLLVSPADEDPVTPHDAWADDLVLAEGIARYEAAVTEEVTRVETSWAGLRSFAPDRTLVLGRDTQEPEFVWCAGQGGYGFQTAPAASQLLADLVLARTPEIDADIVKSLSPARF, encoded by the coding sequence ATGACAGATATCCTCGTGATCGGTGGCGGCATTGCCGGCTTGTCGGCAGCGGCGCGCCTTGCCCCGCATGCCAGCGTCACCGTGCTCGAAGCGGAGACAGCGCTTGGCTATCATGCGTCGGGCCGTTCCGCGGCACTCTTTGAAGAGCATTACGGCGCACCATCGGTGCTCGCGCTCAACCGGGCGAGCGCGGAATATCACCGTACTGCCAATGGCGGCTATCTCAGCCCGCGTGGTTTTCTTCTGACATCTGGTCACGGAGATGACGCACTTTTCAGGGCTGATGCAAAAGCGTTGCATTGCGATGAGATCTCACTGGCCGAGGCTCGGCGGTTGGTGCCCATCCTCAATCCCGAAACTGTCGCGCGCACGGCCTATCACAACGGCGCGCAGGATATCGACACCGATCGGATGTTGCAGGATTTCGCCCGCGCCGTGCGCGCAGAGGGGGGGCAGGTCATCACCGGACAAAAGGTCGAAAGCATCACCCGCGACAACGGCAATTGGCAGGTCTTTACGGGTCAGAACGTCCATAGCGCGACGCTTCTGGTCAACGCGGCAGGCGCCTGGGCGGATGTCATCGCCCAGATGGCGGGCCTCACGCCCATCGGCCTGACACCCTGCCGCCGTTCCATGGCACGAATCCCGGCACCGGGAGGCCACGATGTGACCGGCTGGCCGCTCTTTTTCGGCGCGGGAGAAACCTGGTACGCCAAACCCGATGCCGGCAAACTTCTTGTCTCACCCGCCGACGAAGACCCGGTGACGCCCCATGATGCCTGGGCCGACGATCTGGTTCTCGCCGAAGGCATCGCCCGCTACGAGGCCGCGGTGACCGAAGAGGTGACGCGGGTTGAAACCTCCTGGGCCGGTTTGCGCAGCTTCGCCCCCGACCGCACCCTCGTGCTGGGCCGCGACACGCAAGAGCCTGAGTTCGTCTGGTGCGCCGGCCAGGGCGGTTATGGCTTCCAGACCGCTCCGGCGGCCAGCCAGTTGCTGGCCGACCTGGTGTTGGCCCGGACACCGGAGATTGACGCCGATATCGTGAAATCCCTGTCGCCAGCGCGCTTCTGA
- a CDS encoding GH25 family lysozyme: MFIRFLALILFLLSACSPAQAPFDGPMVIGDTDPVRFAGRQPTTYPVQGMDAARFQTSVDWARAKAVGIEFVFLKATEGGDLADPKFRDHWHGAGRADIARGAYHFYYFCTAPEVQAQFFIRTVPKTRGTLPPVLDMEWNPFSPTCQRRPDGATIRAEMQRWLDIVEAHFGQRPIIYTTPGFYEDAGLGAFRGYEFWLRATAETPAQVYPGQPWRFWQYTATGTLPNTPGSIDINAFNGTRSDWDTWRAARSIR; this comes from the coding sequence ATGTTTATCAGATTTTTAGCACTCATTCTTTTCCTTCTCAGCGCGTGCAGTCCCGCTCAGGCGCCTTTCGACGGACCTATGGTCATCGGGGACACCGACCCGGTGCGTTTTGCAGGGCGCCAGCCCACCACCTATCCCGTGCAGGGAATGGATGCCGCCCGCTTCCAGACCTCCGTCGACTGGGCGCGCGCCAAAGCGGTTGGTATCGAATTTGTTTTTCTCAAGGCCACCGAGGGCGGGGACCTCGCCGATCCCAAATTCCGCGACCACTGGCACGGCGCGGGCCGCGCCGACATCGCGCGCGGCGCTTATCATTTCTACTATTTCTGCACCGCGCCCGAGGTGCAGGCGCAGTTCTTCATCCGCACCGTCCCAAAAACCCGGGGCACCCTCCCCCCGGTTTTGGACATGGAATGGAACCCCTTCTCACCCACCTGTCAGCGCCGTCCCGATGGCGCGACCATACGGGCCGAAATGCAGCGATGGCTCGATATCGTGGAGGCACATTTCGGCCAGCGCCCGATCATCTACACAACCCCCGGCTTTTACGAAGATGCCGGTCTTGGTGCCTTTCGCGGCTACGAATTCTGGCTCCGCGCCACCGCGGAAACGCCCGCGCAGGTCTATCCAGGACAACCCTGGCGGTTCTGGCAATACACTGCCACCGGCACGTTGCCCAATACGCCCGGTTCGATCGACATCAACGCTTTTAACGGCACCCGATCCGACTGGGACACCTGGCGCGCCGCCCGATCCATCCGGTAG